From Luteolibacter arcticus, one genomic window encodes:
- a CDS encoding pilus assembly PilX family protein has protein sequence MTASNPTFPARQRRPRGFALIISLSLMVLIMVLVTGLLGLSTISLRSGGRDVHAAQARANARMALVMAIGELQQQAGPDTRVTARADILGADRPPVLGVWKSWEGTDHDTKGRPVSPGNYASKKEARFLAWLTSGDLKTLPDTKERNGSVPLVGIKTVGDGTGRAELQVHLEPQRVSDAQGNGGFAWWIGGENQKARLPKPHQPSEDTAARWSVLAKSHTVADPKPFRMEDLLEDATPADRTVSLMLGDLIAEKGTLKASQEFFHDLSTTSVGLLTNTATGGWRKDLSLATENWTQLPSSNLPFFRLTPEKDGAATKPTASNATADRSMLYPWSAYRGSASEWPIYRHGPVSSWENLRDYATLYKKISSNSSGRNRINNYSVGIDDTANGFSFLHKVRLLPVVGRMQWVFSHYAVATGASGSGQYTARLLVTPVITMWNPYSVEITSPSSLSFFVPKPLPVALRYNVSGSTTFNCLTAGGLNNQPSLSTAGNLQYQIAAAFTLKPGETRVFSPGSSSSADTIVPAGSIATLQPGYRSKGGHYFDVKNASNQPVIGTGTTMIKADAKFDTTYDDGKPGVGIYLDMSTGSVRHLVYRMVYTPLIANDVYKPLNQLGDATLAQAATNPVPFMSTVFGARMASKTHLPAKGFVQSSPLVNYTAMGDKDLAESTIGIDYSGTNHPVNSPFDYSFIKHSGMDSQLPNASDTTGRGYIVTGFNKSDGLSRCVIAEIPVRPLASLGELQHWDIRYENPIPPFAFNLIGNSDASPLLPANAVINSSYANLTSNLQHDDSYCANHLLFDDWFFSSIAPDPTHYGTGGKNLQTTYTDFVSGVAPLANRAYLPIAADAGFASAAEGNATKLYDDHVKKSDGYRTIASRFEVEGMFNVNSTSVLAWRALLGHARQQRVPYIQESGSSWNVDASGETDHAVSRFSISGDVEAGKAGSSGSFPEATEFAGYRVLDDEVIDQLAEEIVKQVRARGPFLSLSEFVNRQLSSGNLALAGAVQAALNEVAKGGSNPFATLEATIGLPGKATANPPRVAEAGYRHPAAAEGWNAYGLPGWTRQADILRPLAPILSARDDTFVIRAHGDARDDKGNIVSRAVCEATVRRTRDYIDPTDAPELATPPRSAINKTFGRRFEMVSFRWLNPSEI, from the coding sequence CCCTGGTCATGGCGATCGGCGAGCTCCAGCAACAGGCCGGACCCGACACCCGCGTCACGGCACGCGCGGATATCCTGGGCGCGGATCGTCCGCCGGTACTCGGCGTCTGGAAGAGCTGGGAAGGCACCGATCACGATACCAAGGGCCGCCCGGTTTCCCCCGGCAACTACGCCTCGAAAAAGGAGGCACGCTTTCTCGCCTGGCTGACCTCGGGCGACCTCAAGACCTTGCCCGACACCAAGGAGCGAAACGGCAGTGTGCCGCTCGTCGGCATCAAGACCGTCGGCGATGGCACCGGTCGTGCGGAATTGCAGGTTCACCTGGAACCCCAGCGAGTCTCGGACGCACAAGGCAATGGTGGCTTCGCCTGGTGGATCGGTGGCGAAAACCAGAAGGCACGCCTGCCCAAACCCCACCAACCGAGCGAAGACACCGCAGCCCGCTGGTCCGTGCTCGCGAAGAGCCACACCGTGGCCGACCCCAAGCCATTCCGCATGGAGGATCTGCTCGAAGACGCCACGCCCGCCGATCGCACGGTCAGCCTGATGCTTGGCGATCTCATCGCGGAGAAGGGCACCTTGAAGGCGTCGCAGGAGTTCTTCCACGACCTCTCCACCACCTCGGTCGGCTTGCTCACCAACACCGCCACCGGCGGCTGGCGCAAGGACCTCTCGCTGGCCACGGAGAACTGGACCCAGTTGCCCTCGTCGAATCTCCCCTTCTTCCGCCTCACCCCGGAAAAGGACGGCGCCGCCACCAAGCCGACCGCCAGCAACGCCACCGCCGACCGCTCGATGCTCTACCCCTGGTCCGCCTACCGCGGCAGCGCCAGCGAATGGCCGATCTACCGTCACGGCCCGGTCAGCAGTTGGGAAAATCTCCGCGACTACGCGACCCTCTACAAGAAGATCAGCAGCAACTCCTCCGGCCGCAATCGCATCAACAACTACTCGGTCGGGATCGACGATACCGCCAACGGCTTCAGCTTCCTCCACAAGGTCCGCCTGCTGCCGGTGGTCGGCCGCATGCAGTGGGTCTTCTCCCACTATGCCGTGGCGACCGGTGCCAGCGGCTCCGGCCAATACACCGCCCGCCTGTTGGTGACCCCGGTGATCACGATGTGGAATCCCTACAGCGTGGAGATCACTTCCCCGTCCTCCCTTTCATTTTTCGTCCCCAAGCCGCTGCCAGTGGCGCTCCGCTACAACGTGAGCGGCAGCACGACTTTCAACTGCCTGACCGCAGGTGGCCTGAACAACCAGCCTTCGCTCTCCACCGCCGGCAACTTGCAGTACCAGATTGCCGCGGCCTTCACGCTCAAGCCCGGCGAGACCCGGGTCTTCAGCCCGGGTTCAAGTTCCTCCGCGGATACGATCGTCCCTGCCGGCAGCATTGCCACGCTGCAGCCAGGCTACCGCAGCAAAGGCGGCCACTACTTCGACGTGAAGAACGCCTCCAACCAACCCGTGATCGGCACCGGCACCACCATGATCAAGGCGGACGCCAAGTTCGACACGACCTACGACGACGGCAAGCCGGGTGTCGGCATCTACCTGGACATGTCGACGGGAAGCGTGCGGCACCTCGTCTATCGCATGGTTTACACGCCGCTGATCGCCAACGACGTCTACAAGCCGCTCAATCAGCTGGGCGATGCCACGCTCGCCCAAGCGGCCACCAATCCGGTGCCGTTCATGTCCACCGTCTTCGGCGCCCGCATGGCCAGCAAGACCCACTTGCCGGCCAAGGGCTTCGTCCAATCCAGCCCGCTGGTGAACTACACCGCGATGGGTGACAAGGACCTGGCGGAGAGCACCATTGGCATCGACTACAGCGGCACCAATCACCCGGTGAACTCGCCCTTCGACTACAGCTTCATCAAGCACTCCGGAATGGATAGCCAGCTCCCGAATGCCAGCGACACCACCGGCCGCGGCTACATCGTGACCGGCTTCAACAAGTCCGACGGCCTCTCGCGCTGCGTCATCGCGGAAATCCCGGTGCGCCCGCTCGCCTCGCTCGGGGAGCTTCAGCACTGGGACATACGCTATGAAAATCCCATCCCGCCTTTTGCCTTTAATCTGATCGGCAACAGCGATGCCAGCCCCTTGCTGCCGGCGAATGCCGTGATCAACTCCAGCTACGCCAACCTCACCTCGAACCTTCAGCACGACGACAGCTACTGCGCGAATCACTTGCTCTTCGACGACTGGTTCTTCTCCTCGATCGCGCCGGATCCCACCCACTACGGCACCGGCGGCAAGAACCTCCAGACGACCTACACCGACTTCGTTTCCGGCGTCGCGCCACTCGCCAACCGCGCCTACCTGCCGATCGCGGCGGACGCTGGCTTCGCCTCTGCCGCGGAAGGCAATGCCACCAAACTCTACGACGACCACGTCAAGAAATCCGACGGGTATCGCACCATCGCCTCACGCTTTGAAGTGGAAGGCATGTTCAACGTGAACTCCACCTCCGTCCTCGCCTGGCGTGCCCTGCTTGGCCATGCCCGCCAGCAGCGCGTGCCCTACATCCAGGAAAGCGGCAGCTCATGGAATGTCGATGCCTCGGGCGAGACCGATCACGCGGTCAGCCGCTTCTCGATTTCCGGCGATGTGGAAGCAGGCAAGGCCGGCTCGTCCGGCAGCTTCCCCGAGGCCACTGAGTTCGCTGGCTACCGCGTGCTCGATGACGAGGTCATCGACCAGCTCGCGGAGGAGATTGTGAAGCAGGTCCGCGCGCGCGGTCCCTTCCTCTCGCTCTCGGAGTTCGTGAACCGCCAGCTTTCCTCCGGAAATCTCGCCCTCGCCGGTGCCGTGCAGGCCGCGCTCAACGAAGTCGCCAAAGGCGGCTCGAATCCCTTTGCCACCTTGGAAGCCACCATCGGTTTGCCCGGCAAGGCCACCGCCAATCCGCCACGCGTCGCGGAAGCCGGCTACCGCCACCCCGCCGCCGCCGAGGGCTGGAATGCCTACGGCCTGCCCGGCTGGACCCGCCAGGCCGACATCCTCCGCCCGCTCGCGCCCATCCTTTCCGCCCGCGACGATACCTTCGTCATCCGCGCCCACGGCGATGCCCGGGATGACAAGGGCAACATCGTCAGCCGCGCCGTCTGCGAAGCCACCGTCCGCCGCACCCGCGACTACATCGATCCCACCGATGCCCCCGAACTCGCCACGCCGCCGAGGTCCGCCATCAACAAAACCTTCGGCCGCCGCTTCGAAATGGTGAGCTTCCGCTGGCTGAACCCCTCGGAGATCTGA